The following DNA comes from Methanosarcina vacuolata Z-761.
AAGACTGTGGATAAATTATATCTTCAAGAGTCCGCTATTGTAAGAAAATACTCGACCTGTGAGCCAAAGTCGCCAAAGTTTATGGGTTTGGCAAGAACAGCATAACATCCAGCCTTAAGGAACTTTTCTTTACATTCAGGATCAGAGTAACCTGTGACTGCAACTACCTTTATACCCCGAGTTTCAGGGTTGAGTTTTATTTTTTGAAGCAATTCAAGACCGTGCATTTTCGGAAGTTCCATATCAAGTAATATCAGGTCAATTTTTGCTTTATTGAGAATTTCAAGAGCTTCAAAACCATTTTTCGCCTTTTTCGGCTCATGTCCAAAGGACTTAAGTAAGTCTGCTTCAACGGTCAGATTAAGTAAGTTATCTTCAACAATCAGGATTTCAGGCACTCAAATCTCCTCCTAAGGGGGGTTGCTTGAAGATTTTGTAAGCTGAACTTTTTATAAATAAGATTCATAAACGAGATTTTTTTGTAAACAAGATACTATAAATGAAATTTTGTCAAATAAATGCTAAGTAACGGATTTTCTAACGCATTGAGTTTTCTAATGCATTGAGTTTTCTAACGCATTGAGTTTTCTAACGCATTGAGTTTTCTAATGCATTGAGTTTTCTAACGCATTGAGTTTTCTAATGCATTGAGTTTTCTAGTGTCGCGTCAATTTTCAAGGATTCACTGATTCCGAATAATTGTAATTGATTTTATGCGACATTTTGCAGTTGATTCGACACTAGTAAATAATGAATTTTTTAAGTAAGGTCTGAAACAAGAAAATGTAAAATGAAAATCTTTCCTTGTATCTTTACATGTATACCTTAGTCTTCCCTAAAACCAGGGCCATAAAGTTATGGAGATATTATTCTATCTTCAACAAGTATACCTTAGGCCTATAAATATTCCCGAGGTTAGTTTCAATTTACAATAATATATGAAGTTTAAGAAAATATAAATTTATTTGTTAGATTTAGATTCATATTATCAATATATAAATAGTGATAAAAATAATTTATTTAAATTCAAGGTTCGTTTTGGATATTACTGTGGTAGAAAAGAGCTGAAATTACTCCCAGATTAAATCTAAAACAAACAGAGAAACGCTTTATTTACAAAACATAATATAATTAATGCATTATTTAAATTTGAAGATCAAAACCGGAACTCGGCTGAAGATTGGGACAGAGTG
Coding sequences within:
- a CDS encoding response regulator, which translates into the protein MPEILIVEDNLLNLTVEADLLKSFGHEPKKAKNGFEALEILNKAKIDLILLDMELPKMHGLELLQKIKLNPETRGIKVVAVTGYSDPECKEKFLKAGCYAVLAKPINFGDFGSQVEYFLTIADS